From one Phaeodactylum tricornutum CCAP 1055/1 chromosome 16, whole genome shotgun sequence genomic stretch:
- a CDS encoding predicted protein: MPAFSSKFGSAARPLPVRRRTMGSGSRRKWTSASPTCWIGMTMFCLVVTYVAVVVVVTRNHIVGEDKSYHEDSPLAAHAPEAPLKSSRKNRLDSVQDTGRKEQQIETRAEKTKRNPFRRQHLENPFGHGVAPDVLLPKDEGDGTDAEPNHLAAKIDPPPETHPSPDFILKAFLEPSSLDEWTRKPLPIRSQAKQHNLREISYPRLNSCSKLIQQWPVDDTPADIDPFLPWIHDVFPTHDGAYVQFVAQNKRRCKTGHKEKDIMAHMQPQVALFQHVPIKRLSKDDGTASETRYRLSSHEEADPDGVVTRFICRFKPSMEETLSEFNFDYDWTALRKRYKNTFSEDDGGIKSIHTSQLLFRCPIPKALQNDIRLGRSVDPKTDWTKYFVDLIPIRTPPRYGPPKQFLQPQYKDFLDNNVTARFDPEHEWGSQHILPAIKDSGRWENIPICQPSLMTYENQKADEDLSALILSTTHAIEPVKKHRLVSCIWASAGYTTRGNRFAINDGQRRLLEWISYNKVIGFDHFYLYDNSGAFSNDTSLKSVADLFPDDVTYIPWPSQICNNNPNNVDSVGERSSQYAAESSCRLRFGPHVDWIGQFDIDEYLIPMGKHSDVLSLLKELEAEDTRIVSFGSWRAWPRRAFIDEIVEINDPEICWHNEPCFHLQIPLKHTMLQAYNCDRQPPGQKKEVMPAEKQLYRPDYVLQHFIHYSAVTTLSEKNESEYVKEGMVWKPRGFPDPRQRFGDELSEALMIHTKAVAIQDTSGWQRMCHVDNLKLPRRKQGLCRLGLPWPKDPAMAAQNGTKEGWAFNCYVNEKVEAQLIPKLEESMRQRAPHFFDLRQ; encoded by the coding sequence ATGCCGGCATTTTCGAGCAAGTTCGGTTCGGCAGCGCGTCCTTTGCCCGTGCGCCGACGAACTATGGGCTCCGGTAGTCGACGCAAATGGACTTCTGCGTCACCAACCTGCTGGATCGGCAtgacaatgttttgcttgGTGGTTACCTATgtggctgttgttgttgttgtgacACGCAATCACATCGTAGGAGAAGATAAATCCTACCATGAAGACAGTCCTTTGGCTGCACACGCGCCGGAAGCCCCATTGAAGTCGTCCCGGAAAAACCGACTCGACTCTGTCCAAGACACGGGGAGGAAAGAGCAGCAAATCGAAACGCGAGCAGAAAAGACCAAAAGGAATCCCTTTCGGCGACAACACCTAGAAAATCCCTTCGGACACGGCGTAGCACCGGACGTCTTGCTTCCAAAAGACGAAGGAGACGGGACTGACGCCGAACCAAACCATCTCGCCGCAAAGATAGACCCGCCTCCGGAGACACATCCTTCACCAGACTTTATTTTGAAAGCATTTCTAGAGCCCTCGAGTCTGGACGAGTGGACTCGCAAGCCGTTGCCTATCCGATCGCAAGCAAAGCAACATAATTTGCGAGAAATATCGTATCCGCGATTGAATTCTTGTTCGAAATTGATACAACAATGGCCGGTTGATGACACTCCCGCAGACATTGATCCCTTTCTACCTTGGATCCACGACGTTTTTCCGACTCATGATGGAGCATATGTACAGTTTGTGGCACAAAACAAACGTCGCTGCAAGACGGGTCACAAGGAAAAAGATATTATGGCTCACATGCAGCCACAAGTTGCACTCTTTCAGCACGTTCCCATCAAGCGCCTCTCCAAGGATGATGGTACCGCTTCCGAAACACGATACCGTTTGTCGAGCCACGAAGAGGCCGACCCCGATGGCGTCGTCACACGTTTCATTTGTCGATTCAAACCAAGTATGGAAGAAACACTCTCCGAATTCAATTTCGACTACGATTGGACGGCTCTGAGGAAACGGTACAAGAACAccttttccgaagacgacggcGGCATCAAATCAATTCACACATCACAACTCCTTTTTCGCTGTCCTATTCCAAAGGCATTACAAAACGACATTCGTCTGGGTCGATCGGTCGATCCGAAAACCGACTGGACCAAGTACTTTGTGGATCTGATTCCTATACGTACACCTCCTCGGTATGGACCGCCCAAGCAGTTCTTGCAGCCCCAGTAcaaagactttttggacaATAATGTTACGGCACGATTCGATCCAGAACACGAGTGGGGATCACAGCACATTCTGCCCGCCATCAAGGATTCTGGGCGCTGGGAAAACATTCCAATTTGCCAACCGTCTCTTATGACATACGAAAACCAAAAGGCCGACGAAGACTTATCTGCCTTGATCCTATCCACAACACACGCTATTGAGCCTGTCAAAAAGCACCGTTTAGTTTCCTGTATTTGGGCTTCTGCGGGATATACAACGCGTGGAAACCGATTTGCCATAAATGATGGGCAGCGACGATTGTTGGAATGGATTTCCTACAACAAAGTGATCGGATTCGACCACTTTTATCTGTATGACAACTCGGGGGCTTTCAGCAATGATACTTCACTGAAAAGTGTGGCAGATCTTTTTCCAGACGACGTCACCTACATCCCTTGGCCGTCACAAATATGTAACAATAATCCCAACAACGTTGACAGCGTCGGCGAACGCTCTTCCCAGTACGCAGCGGAGTCTTCTTGCCGGCTGCGGTTTGGTCCCCACGTCGACTGGATTGGCCAGTTTGATATCGATGAATATCTGATTCCCATGGGAAAGCATTCCGACGTCTTatctttgttgaaagagttggaagccgaagatACGCGCATTGTTTCTTTCGGCTCTTGGCGCGCGTGGCCTCGACGCGCGTTTATTGACGAGATTGTGGAAATAAATGACCCAGAGATATGCTGGCACAACGAACCTTGCTTTCACTTACAGATTCCTCTGAAACATACTATGCTTCAAGCCTATAATTGCGATCGACAACCGCCCGGTCAAAAGAAAGAAGTGATGCCCGCTGAGAAGCAGTTGTACCGTCCTGACTATGTCCTGCAGCATTTTATACACTACTCAGCCGTCACGACTTTGTCAGAAAAAAATGAGAGCGAATATGTAAAAGAGGGGATGGTATGGAAGCCTCGTGGTTTTCCCGATCCTCGGCAGCGCTTCGGGGACGAACTATCCGAAGCACTTATGATCCATACCAAGGCAGTTGCAATTCAAGATACATCCGGTTGGCAACGCATGTGTCATGTCGACAACTTGAAGCTTCCGAGAAGAAAGCAAGGACTTTGTCGTCTTGGACTACCTTGGCCGAAAGATCCTGCAATGGCGGCACAGAATGGAACGAAAGAAGGCTGGGCCTTTAATTGCTACGTGAACGAAAAGGTCGAAGCACAGCTGATACCGAAGCTCGAGGAATCCATGAGACAGAGAGCTCCGCACTTCTTTGATCTAAGACAATAA
- a CDS encoding predicted protein, with translation MSKGRSSRSFGKFSIGDPFTPGGMTSHITDIQFLYSLQWSRYGQRCGVFSDVQRGQQVPPPSAIRSSNIAPYSPEGLSNCTNSSPTVRTGNMHVASRMLSFVFWAILSLLLVLTANALGCVGFGMQASPLSQCTSRRRFAQKKGSHSHLSSHRAMTLKLAKALSDDDTSVTIVTKSAESYFVDAEFFELQISPHRPLGCTVEESLGVGRHVFVSKVVPDGNAAKAGIAVGDVLIGVTAVTGDQIMDVSGLGIETIKGLVASRPENESLSLKLARGTTVVEDHEQAIVDLCGNEDQSESEAEQCVLDFLKSGYDYANDSDDSMEAVDDVDAADSAAEEEDLVGNMYSMWNEDMPAASPKPEPIPASEAASVVKPWSSRSSPSGTFIRDPTTGKMKNIDA, from the exons ATGTCTAAGGGCCGCTCCTCCCGATCCTTTGGCAAGTTCTCCATTGGCGACCCTTTTACGCCAGGCGGCATGACCTCCCATATTACGGACATTCAATTCCTGTATTCATTGCAATGGAGTCGCTACGGCCAGCG ATGTGGGGTTTTCTCGGATGTGCAGCGTGGACAAC AAGTTCCGCCGCCATCTGCTATCCGTTCTAGTAACATTGCGCCATACTCACCGGAAGGACTCTCAAACTGTACAAACTCGTCGCCGACCGTCCGTACGGGGAATATGCATGTTGCGTCGCGGATGTTGTCCTTTGTGTTTTGGGCAATCCTGTCTCTTTTGCTGGTGCTGACAGCGAATGCACTGGGATGTGTTGGTTTCGGTATGCAAGCGTCTCCGCTTTCTCAGTGCacgagtcgtcgtcggttcGCACAAAAGAAGGGATCCCACAGTCACCTCTCGTCTCACCGCGCAATGACGCTCAAATTGGCGAAAGCTCTTTCCGACGATGACACGAGTGTGACGATTGTGACAAAGTCCGCGGAGTCCTACTTTGTCGACGCAGAATTCTTCGAATTGCAAATATCACCCCACAGACCCCTTGGTTGCACGGTAGAAGAAAGCCTCGGCGTAGGACGACACGTATTCGTCAGCAAAGTCGTTCCGGATGGGAATGCCGCTAAAGCTGGAATCGCAGTGGGAGACGTCCTAATAGGGGTCACGGCGGTCACTGGTGATCAAATAATGGATGTCTCCGGTCTCGGGATCGAGACGAT TAAAGGACTAGTCGCATCTCGACCGGAAAATGAGTCCCTATCTCTAAAGCTTGCGAGGGGAACAACCGTCGTCGAGGATCACGAGCAAGCCATTGTAGATCTGTGTGGCAATGAGGACCAGAGCGAGTCGGAAGCTGAGCAATGCGTCTTGGATTTTTTGAAGAGTGGCTACGACTACGCCAATGATTCTGATGACAGCATGGAGGCTGTTGATGATGTTGACGCCGCAGACAGTGCTGCGGAGGAAGAGGACTTGGTAGGAAATATGTACAGTATGTGGAACGAAGACATGCCCGCCGCATCGCCTAAACCGGAACCCATACCTGCATCCGAGGCGGCTAGTGTAGTCAAACCATGGTCTTCGCGATCAAGCCCATCCGGAACTTTCATCCGAGATCCAACTACTGGAAAGATGAAAAATATAGACGCTTAA
- a CDS encoding predicted protein, with amino-acid sequence MTSVIPHYYAICIQLVATLDGTRAKVFQALTGLVVSSTLGALFTGCRGSLFWIAGSRANYNIRVKLHRSLLLQEAAFFDSNETGYLLSRLNSDVNKIGMVISYHVNVVCRQLAQFIFGSAYLIRISPKLSLWTFAGIGLVAWLSTIYGAFNRVLAQRVQDTFADATAVAETSFSMSETIRAFDGVAVESNKYETAQSKALDLEETQAWGYGTHKFVSDTLQGILQVLLLFACWSIGRTGGLPAAQLTTFMFYTNFVLESSNEVGDQWAKIQGAIGASTSVFDLIRRLALPSVDHSVKHLNGSELTPIINIHNMTLKYSAMDLPALDCIDLKIDEGDRVAIVGRSGSGKSSMLRAILRFYDPTFGSIQLERTLLTEMSRKDIASKVSIVSQEPSLFPMSLMENILYGIEKDAVDPKTGEQCYSDAYRERTSKSLELAGLPVQPGNDLNLSLDTRVGDGGRSLSGGQRQRVAIARALIRHPEVLLLDEPTAALDSQSERAVVEALLRAMERSKSMVMVTHRLGVVRSLNVNRVVVMEKGRIVETGHPEELLCKENGWFANLAREQGIVSAHKSTTAVEEYP; translated from the exons ATGACAAGTGTTATCCCGCATTACTACGCCATATGCATCCAGCTTGTTGCAACATTAGACGGCACAAGGGCAAAGGTATTCCAAGCTTTGACCGGGCTTGTCGTTTCGAGTACACTGGGTGCGTTGTTCACTGGTTGTCGAGGAAGCTTATTTTGGATCGCGGGAAGTCGAGCGAACTACAATATTCGGGTCAAGCTACATCGTAGTCTTCTATTGCAGGAAGCTGCTTTCTTTGACTCCAATGAGACCGGATATTTACTCAGCCGTCTGAATAGCGATGTAAACAAGATTGGAATGGTGATATCTTATCATGTCAACGTCGTCTGTCGTCAGTTGGCACAATTTATCTTTGGGAGTGCGTACCTCATCAGAATTTCTCCAAAGTTGTCTCTTTGGACTTTTGCTGGAATTGGTCTCGTTGCCTGGCTCTCGACTATCTATGGTGCTTTCAATCGTGTGTTGGCGCAGCGTGTTCAGGACACCTTTGCGGACGCGACTGCCGTGGCGGAGACTTCGTTCTCCATGTCGGAAACGATTCGTGCCTTTGACGGAGTGGCCGTTGAGTCAAATAAGTACGAGACGGCGCAGAGCAAAGCGTTAGATCTTGAAGAAACGCAAGCATGGGGATACGGAACGCACAAATTTGTCTCAGACACTTTGCAAGGAATTTTGCAAGTACTCCTActttttgcttgttggagtATTGGTCGAACAGGAGGCTTACCCGCTGCTCAATTGACGACCTTTATGTTCTACACCAATTTTGTGCTCGAGTCATCCAATGAAGTCGGTGATCAATGGGCAAAAATTCAAGGCGCGATCGGGGCGAGTACCTCTGTATTTGATTTGATTCGAAGA CTGGCGTTGCCCTCCGTCGATCATTCTGTAAAACATTTAAATGGCTCAGAATTGACGCCAATTATCAACATTCACAACATGACACTAAAGTACAGTGCAATGGACTTACCCGCGCTGGACTGTATCGACCTAAAAATCGACGAAGGCGACCGAGTTGCAATCGTTGGTCGAAGTGGTAGTGGAAAGTCTTCCATGCTCCGCGCTATACTCAGGTTCTACGATCCAACTTTTGGATCGATTCAACTGGAAAGAACTCTTCTGACGGAAATGTCAAGGAAGGATATTGCCTCCAAGGTCTCCATCGTTTCACAAGAGCCGAGTTTGTTTCCTATGAGTCTAATGGAGAATATCTTGTACGGTATTGAAAAGGACGCCGTTGATCCGAAGACTGGTGAGCAATGCTACAGTGATGCTTATCGGGAGAGGACATCCAAATCGTTGGAGCTTGCTGGTCTCCCAGTGCAGCCGGGGAATGATTTAAACCTTTCACTTGATACAAGGGTGGGAGATGGTGGACGTTCCCTTTCCGGCGGTCAGCGTCAACGGGTTGCTATCGCACGTGCCTTGATTCGGCATCCCGAAGTACTTTTGTTGGACGAACCGACAGCCGCCTTAGATTCCCAATCTGAAAGGGCGGTGGTTGAAGCCTTGCTGCGAGCGATGGAGCGCTCAAAGAGTATGGTGATGGTGACACACCGACTAGGTGTGGTTCGCTCATTGAATGTGAATCGAGTAGTGGTTATGGAAAAAGGGAGGATTGTGGAAACGGGTCATCCCGAGGAATTGCTGTGCAAAGAGAATGGCTGGTTCGCTAATCTGGCCCGAGAACAAGGGATTGTGTCCGCTCATAAGTCGACCACAGCAGTAGAAGAATACCCTTAA